A region from the Benincasa hispida cultivar B227 chromosome 12, ASM972705v1, whole genome shotgun sequence genome encodes:
- the LOC120092643 gene encoding protein KINESIN LIGHT CHAIN-RELATED 1-like, with translation MGIEPKTPHLRIQVPPIVNDDTQHQNNNYKTMTPPWLKLIPSPSPSPQKSEPNRTWLDNPDHGPYLLKLARDTIISGESPTKALDYAVRAAKSFERFPGLGVELPMSLHVVAAIHCRLGQFDEAISVLERSIDVAEAGNGLDHALAKYSGYMQLGDTYSMLGQLDRSISCYEAGLMIQINAFTDSDPQVAETCRYLAEAHVQAMQFEKAKKYCKKTLDIHKQHSPPASPQEATDRRLMALICEALGDSESALEHLVLASMAMIAHGHDTEVAAIDASIGDIYASLCRFDEAIFAYQKALTIFKSTKGESHLSVASLFIRLAELYNRTGKSREAKSYVDNALRIYLKPPSGASCEELSSGLVEISSVYEATNEPEEAFRVLQRATMVLEQGVGGGRWSGSGAVAGIEAQMGVMFYMVGKYGEARKAFEGAIGKLRAGAKSAMFGVLLNQMGLACIQLYKIGEAVKLFQEAKVVLEEQYGVYHSDTLAVSSNLAAAYDAMGSVEEAIEILEHILKVREEMLGTANPEVDEEKRRLEELLKEAGRARNKKAKSLQILLGSNPLRMKKEVAKRWSGGFSFRA, from the exons ATGGGAATAGAACCAAAAACGCCCCATCTTCGCATTCAAGTCCCACCCATAGTAAACGATGACACACAACATCAAAACAACAATTACAAAACCATGACACCACCATGGCTAAAACTCATTCCctctccatctccatctccaCAAAAATCAGAACCGAACCGAACCTGGCTCGACAACCCGGACCACGGTCCATACCTACTAAAGCTAGCTCGGGACACAATAATTTCGGGTGAGAGTCCAACCAAGGCCTTGGACTATGCAGTCCGAGCTGCCAAGTCATTCGAGAGATTTCCAGGCCTTGGCGTCGAGCTGCCCATGAGCTTGCACGTGGTCGCTGCCATTCACTGTCGGCTCGGCCAGTTTGATGAGGCCATTTCAGTTCTCGAGCGGTCCATCGACGTTGCGGAAGCCGGTAACGGACTGGACCATGCTTTGGCGAAATATTCTGGGTACATGCAGCTTGGGGATACTTATTCCATGCTGGGGCAGTTGGATAGGTCCATTTCTTGTTATGAGGCTGGTTTGATGATCCAGATTAATGCTTTTACTGATTCTGACCCTCAAGTTGCTGAGACTTGCAG GTACTTAGCAGAGGCACATGTACAAGCAATGCAATTCGAAAAGGCAAAGAAATATTGCAAGAAAACACTAGACATCCACAAACAACATAGTCCACCAGCATCCCCACAAGAAGCAACTGACCGCCGTCTAATGGCTTTAATTTGTGAGGCTTTAGGCGATTCTGAATCTGCTTTGGAGCATCTAGTTCTAGCTAGCATGGCAATGATCGCCCACGGCCACGACACCGAGGTTGCTGCCATCGACGCTAGCATTGGTGATATCTACGCCTCCCTCTGCCGCTTTGACGAGGCCATATTTGCCTACCAAAAAGCCCTCACAATCTTCAAGTCCACAAAAGGGGAGTCCCACCTCTCCGTCGCCTCACTCTTCATCCGTCTCGCCGAGCTCTACAACCGCACCGGCAAGTCCCGGGAGGCAAAGTCATACGTGGACAATGCGTTGAGAATCTACCTGAAGCCTCCATCGGGGGCTTCATGTGAAGAGCTTTCGAGTGGGCTAGTGGAGATCTCCAGCGTGTATGAAGCCACGAACGAACCGGAGGAGGCATTTAGGGTTCTACAAAGGGCGACAATGGTACTGGAGCAGGGAGTGGGAGGCGGACGATGGAGCGGGAGTGGAGCGGTGGCCGGGATAGAGGCTCAAATGGGGGTGATGTTTTATATGGTGGGGAAGTATGGAGAGGCTAGGAAGGCATTTGAAGGGGCAATTGGGAAGCTAAGAGCTGGGGCTAAGTCAGCAATGTTTGGAGTTTTGTTGAATCAAATGGGATTGGCTTGTATTCAGCTCTACAAAATTGGGGAAGCAGTTAAGCTGTTTCAAGAGGCCAAAGTGGTGTTAGAGGAACAATATGGTGTCTACCACTCTGATACTCTTGCTGTTTCTAGCAATCTTGCTGCCGCTTATGATGCTATGGGAAG TGTGGAAGAAGCAATTGAGATATTAGAACATATCCTTAAAGTGAGGGAAGAAATGCTTGGAACTGCAAATCCAGAGGTagatgaagaaaaaagaaggctAGAGGAATTGTTAAAGGAAGCAGGAAGGGCTAGAAATAAAAAGGCAAAGTCATTACAAATTTTGCTTGGCTCCAACCCCCTAAGGATGAAGAAAGAAGTAGCAAAGAGATGGTCTGGTGGCTTCAGTTTTAGAGCTTGA